The window CGTCCCAGTAACCATCGTCTCAAGGGAGGTTCAAAGTAGAAGACTTATCTAATTATCCATTCGTCTCCGGCACAAGAAAAGCCACAGAGACATAGACAATGAGCTCTCATCAAATCCTCCAATTTCGTTCAGACCCATTTGTGGTGTCACCCTGTTGCCTTCGTATTTGTCCCAAAGTCTCTCCAAAGCCCAGTCTCCCATTCCAGTGGCGTCGCTCTCATCACGCCGGAGTCAGGAGctcgacgaagaagaagactcaGTGTAACCTCAAAAACGAAACTCCGGCGACGGAAACGGCGAAGAGGGTCTATCCATTTCACGAAATTGAGCCCAAGTGGCAACGTTACTGGGAAGACAACCGCACTTTCCGGACACCAGACGATGTCGACACTTCCAAACCCAAGTTCTACGTCCTCGACATGTTTCCCTATCCAAGGTAGAAAGTTCACAACTTTTGACTAATTGAGAGGCTAATTCAGCTTAAAGGTATGAGCTTTGAGGTTAAAGAtgaggttttttttgtttgtgggtTCTTCTTGTCTTCAGTGGAGCAGGGTTACATGTGGGGCATCCACTGGGTTACACAGCAACTGATATTCTTGCGAGGCTTAGGCGAATGCAAGGTTACAATGTTTTGCATCCTATGGGTTGGGATGCTTTTGGTTTGCCTGCTGAACAATATGCTATTGAGGTCCATTTTGTAGTTACTATTCATTTTTGAATACTTACGTGGATAAGCCTTATGAGTCCTTATAGCCATTTGTAATCTACATTGCAGACAGGAACCCATCCGAAAACTACAACATTGAAGAACATTGACCGCTTTCGTTTGCAGGTAGGTGCATTGCTTTCAACTTAACACTAACCTAGAAAACTTAGTATTTTGATATTAGTTGGTTTGGTTGAATATTAAGCTTGTATGCTTACTTATATCCAACAAGGTCTTTATTAGTGTTTAGATGGCTGTTTGCCCCTTGTCGGCCCTGAGactttagtaaaaaaaatatttttttaaaaatttctacataTTTGAGAGCCTATACTTatgttgttatttttaatatgtaattttcttcaaaaaatttGGGGGCTTGAAGCGAATGTTTCATTTGGCTTTGTCCAGTACCCGCCCTGCTATTTGCGTAGGTTTATAATGATAGTAAGATCCGTAGACCACTTGTTTCCTAATTGTGTTTCCGTTTGTTTTGGTTGCAGCTCAAATCGCTGGGATTTTCATATGACTGGGACCGTGAACTTTCTACAACAGAGCCAGACTATTATAAATGGACACAGTGGATCTTTCTTCAGCTTTATAAGAGAGGTTTGGCATATCAGGTCAAAAAagtcatcctcaagttcacaaTTTTTTAGAATTGTGCAAATGTTTATAGAAAAGTTATTGAAAGAGCTGTAATAACTTCAGGCTGAAGTACCTGTCAACTGGTGCCCGGCTCTTGGAACTGTTTTGGCCAATGAGGAAGTGGTGGATGGGGTTAGTGAGCGTGGCGGCCACCCGGTTATAAGAAAGGTAATACCCTTAACTGTTCTGGGAGTACTATTACGGTGACATTGTTTCTTTTCCTCTGTTTTGAAACTTCTCATGGATTTTACAGTGACATTGTTTATTACCAAGCAGCCCATGAGGCAATGGATGCTGAAGATCACTGCCTACGCTGATCGTCTTCTGGAGGATCTGGACGAGCTTGAGTGGCCTGAAAGTATAAAGGAAATGCAGAGAAACTGGATAGGAAGATCTGAAGGAGCTGAACTGGATTTTACAGTTCTTGATGGAGAAGGCCAAGAAACTGACAAAGGGATTACAGTTTACACCACCAGACCAGACACCCTTTTTGGAGCAACGTATGTTCAAACAgatcaaattatattttgatgatTTGAAGATCTAAATTGTGATTCTTTCTTCGTTTTGCAGTTACATGGTTGTTGCACCAGAGCATCATTTATTGTCTTACTTTGTAACACCAGAACAGAAACAACAAGTAagtttttatttcttcttctctttccatTACTTATGAACTTCATGAGTCCTCGCTTATGGTTTCAGGTTGAGGAATACAAAGATTTTGCATCGAGGAAAAGTGATCTTGAGAGAACTGAACTTCAGAAGGAGAAGACAGGCGTGTTCACTGGATGTTACGCGAAAAATCCAGCTAATGGGGATGCTATTCCCATTTGGGTAGCTGATTATGTGCTAGCAAGGTAACTTCAGCTTTTAACATTTTACATTTGCTTTTGAATTGCATTTGTGTGTGAGACAGAGAACTTTGTTATATGTGGCAGCTATGGAACCGGAGCAATCATGGCTGTGCCAGCTCATGATACTCGTGATAATGAGTTTGCGTTGAAGTATAACATTCCTATCAAGTGGGTGGTGAGGAACGAGGCAAGTTCAAGTGATGAGGTTTATCCAGGAGTGGGGATAATTGAAAACTCATCAAGTGTGGAAACAGGACTTGACATTAATCAACTGTCTAGCAAAGAAGCTGCTTTGAAAGTTATTGAATGGGCTGAGAGAACCGGCAATGGAAAGAAAAAGGTTTCATCCTCATGTCTTCTCTCATTATGTAAAACTTTAGCTCTTTTGTTTCTTACTTTTAAAGGTTTTTTCTTATTGGCAGGTAAACTACAAGTTGAGGGATTGGCTATTTGCAAGGCAGCGTTACTGGGGAGAACCTATCCCTATCTTAATTTTGGATGAATCTGGTGAAACTATTGCGGTTTCAGAATCTGAACTGCCACTTACTTTGCCTGAGTTGAATGATTTCACTCCCACCGGAACAGGGGAACCACCACTGTCAAAAGCAGTTTCATGGGTATGCTTTGCTTTTTGGATATTTAAAGATGGAGATGGACATTTTTGTTTATGATTGATGATTTTGCAGGTGAACACTGTAGATCCTGCAACAGGGAAGCCTGCCAAAAGAGAAACAAGCACTATGCCACAATGGGCTGGCTCTTGCTGgtaaatatctatttataagCTATACTCTTTACAATGTTACTGGTGTGTTGAAGGATGTTGAGTTATGTAGTGAGAAACTAAACAAAAGTCGTGTGATTTTCTGctatattgtattcatgatagTCTTTTTTTAATCTCCAGGTACTATCTGAGATTCATGGACCCAAAAAACCCTGAAGCATTAGTTGACAAGGAAAAAGAAAAGTGAGAACCATTTAAGTAAAGCTTTGTTGCTTTTGGGAAGATTCTTCTTAAGTGTTGTATTCATGTGGCAGATACTGGAGCCCAGTAGATGTATACGTCGGTGGTGCTGAACATGCAGTTCTACACTTACTATACTCCAGGTTTTGGCACAAGGTATGTGTCCTTATGTAAAAAAAACTGTCTTTCCTTTAGCTTTCTTTTGATCAAAACTGCAAACCATGTTACTGCATCATCGCAGGTACTTTATGACATTGGTGTTGTGTCAACGAAAGAGCCCTTCAAATGTGTTATAAACCAAGGAATCATCCTTGGGGAGGTCCAGTATACAGCTTGGAAAGACCAAGAAGGAAACTATGTATCTGCAGATACTGAAGAACGGTTAAATGAGTATCAACAAGTGACAATCCCTGAAGATAAAGTAtgaatcttcttctttctcattcACTAACTAAAACCGGTTTTGACTAATGATCTTCAATGGTGTATAGGTTATGAAGTCTGGAGATCATTTTGTTCTGAAAGAAGACGCTAGCATTCGTTTGATTCCACGTGCTTATAAAATGAGCAAAAGCAGAGGAAATGTAGTGAATCCTGATGATGTTGTGTTAGAGTATGGTGCAGATTCTCTACGTTTGTATGAAATGTTCATGGGACCTTTTAGGTAAAACTTCACATCCCACATGTTGTATTATAACGTTTTATCTTGCGTTTACATTTGCTGCATTTGCTTCTACTAGGGATTCAAAGACTTGGAACACAAGTGGGATCGAAGGCGTACACCGTTTCTTGGCAAGAACATGGAGACTAGTCATCGGTTCGCCTCAACCTGACGG of the Brassica rapa cultivar Chiifu-401-42 chromosome A03, CAAS_Brap_v3.01, whole genome shotgun sequence genome contains:
- the LOC103858655 gene encoding leucine--tRNA ligase, chloroplastic/mitochondrial gives rise to the protein MSSHQILQFRSDPFVVSPCCLRICPKVSPKPSLPFQWRRSHHAGVRSSTKKKTQCNLKNETPATETAKRVYPFHEIEPKWQRYWEDNRTFRTPDDVDTSKPKFYVLDMFPYPSGAGLHVGHPLGYTATDILARLRRMQGYNVLHPMGWDAFGLPAEQYAIETGTHPKTTTLKNIDRFRLQLKSLGFSYDWDRELSTTEPDYYKWTQWIFLQLYKRGLAYQAEVPVNWCPALGTVLANEEVVDGVSERGGHPVIRKPMRQWMLKITAYADRLLEDLDELEWPESIKEMQRNWIGRSEGAELDFTVLDGEGQETDKGITVYTTRPDTLFGATYMVVAPEHHLLSYFVTPEQKQQVEEYKDFASRKSDLERTELQKEKTGVFTGCYAKNPANGDAIPIWVADYVLASYGTGAIMAVPAHDTRDNEFALKYNIPIKWVVRNEASSSDEVYPGVGIIENSSSVETGLDINQLSSKEAALKVIEWAERTGNGKKKVNYKLRDWLFARQRYWGEPIPILILDESGETIAVSESELPLTLPELNDFTPTGTGEPPLSKAVSWVNTVDPATGKPAKRETSTMPQWAGSCWYYLRFMDPKNPEALVDKEKEKYWSPVDVYVGGAEHAVLHLLYSRFWHKVLYDIGVVSTKEPFKCVINQGIILGEVQYTAWKDQEGNYVSADTEERLNEYQQVTIPEDKVMKSGDHFVLKEDASIRLIPRAYKMSKSRGNVVNPDDVVLEYGADSLRLYEMFMGPFRDSKTWNTSGIEGVHRFLARTWRLVIGSPQPDGSFKDGTVVTDDEPTLEQLRSLHKCIAKVTEEIESTRFNTGISGMMEFVNAAYKWNNQPRGIIEPFVLLLSPYAPHMAEELWSRLGHSSSLAYESFPKANPDYLKETTIVLPVQINGKTRGTIEVEEGCSDDEAFSLASQDKKLEKYLDGQSIKKRIYVPGKILNVILNKSNVKVTTK